TTCTGGATAGCAAATTCCCTGCTCTGGATCGGATGGCTGAACTTTTACGTGGGCCTGTTCAACTGCCTGCCTGCGGTTCCGCTTGACGGAGGACATGTATTCAGGGACTACACCTATTCGCTTATGTACAAATTTACGAAGAACGAATCAGTATCGGAAAGGCTCTCAAATTCAATTACGGCAAGTTTCTCGATGCTGATCCTGTTATCATTCCTCTTCATGATATTCGGGCCTTTCGTAGGGCAGTTGATATGAACAGTGATCTGAAAACCGCAAAAATGTAACAGCATCCAGAAAGCATCAAAATATGAAATCAAATTAATTATCCGATAATCGAAAAGCCGGAATTAAGCTTATTTTTCCGGCTCTTTTGGTTATTCCGCTTTATTCTGCCTTATTCCGCTTTCCTGGCGATTCGATATTTACTGGCTTCTGATACTGCTTATTTTTCTTGTCACAGGTTTTTATGCTTAATGATTATTTTCTGGTTTACTTAAGAAAAAAATTCATAGATTCGCAGAAACTCACAGGACTTTAGGACTTTAGGACTTTATATCTTCAACAAAACTACACCGGTCATTTTTCAAAGTTTTAAACTGAACGACAACACTATAAAGTAGTTAAGACAATTATGTTAAAAAAACAATTTTAATTACCTGTTATTTTAGATAAATCCGTTAATTCAGGCTATTTGAATTTAAAATATATCGAGACTGAAGATGTGATAGTATGGAAAACTTGCCTACCGGAGTGGAAGGACTGGATTTACTTATGGACGGGGGATATCCCAGGGGAAAGAGCATTCTTGTTACCGGGCCTCCGGGTTCTGGAAAAACTATCCTCGGGCTTCACTTTCTTCACAGGAGTTGCCAGGACGGAAGAAAATGCATACTTGTTCTTACAAGAGAACTCACTGAAGACGTACTCACTCAGGCACACAGTCTCGGGATTGGCCTTGATCCTTTCATTGAAAGCGGGCAGCTCAATATCAGGAATATATTCGAAGACAAAATAAACAAGATTAAAAGCGTTTCCAAATTCGGAAAGGGGCTCTGTGCCGTGGACACGGACATAATCGAATACTTAAGTTCCATGTCTACGGAAGTTGATGTTGTGGTTATTGACAACATCGGAGTAATGGCCATAAATCATGATATAAGGGAGTTCGCAGATGAGTTCAGTTCAATAAGCATTATCCTCCTGAAAAACGGATGTACAAGTCTCTTTGTCATGGACGAGGACTCTTACAATACTACCCAGAGGCTTACGGGCTATATGGTTTTCGGGCTTATGAGACTCATTACACAGGAAAACTTCATTTCCGGGAAAACAAAACAGTATCTCTATATTGAAAAAATGAGAAACACACCTGTGCCTGTCAAATATTCCCTTTTTGACATCACTTCGCAGGGGATAAGGGTTATTTCAGGCATGAAATCTCCGTAAATCTCGGGGATTATGAATGAAAGGGAGATTTTTACTGAAAGGAAATAAAAACATATTATGCTGCTTTTATCAGGAATTCGCAGCAGTCATTTCTGTTTCCAATGGTTTTCAGGGCTTCAAGCCTGCAGCCTGAATCTACTTTCAGGGTTATATTTGAAAATATTTTTCGGGTCAGTGTGCAGAGGATAGGGTTTTTGCGGGCTTCTTCCCCTTTCCATGGGCATCTGGTTCCTTTTACTATCCAGATCTTATCATTTTCTCCCATAGTAGAATAAAAGCTCCCGCCAAGCTGGTTCATTATTTCTGCACAGACATTCCCTGCGTAAGCCAGATCCATTTCCCTGTTTTCGAAGTGGTACATCTCAAGAAGTGTCTTTTCGACCATGCCTGTCATCTGGTTTATAATGACCTTTTTCTCTTCATTGGATACGGACTGGAGCAGGGTAGGAATTACGGCAGTGAGGATGCTCTGCACTCTGTTTTTTACTTCAAGGCTGTCCCTGTCAGCAACCAGCCTGTCGTGAAGGTATTTGACTCTGAGGAGAGACTTCACTCTGGTTTTCAGCTCAAGCCTGTTTATGGGTTTTGTGAGGAAGTCATCTGCTCCTACCTCAATCCCTTTTATGCGGTCTTCAAGTTCAGAAAGAGCGGTAAGCATAAGTACCGGAATAAACTGGGTCTCGGGGTTTTCCTTGAGGATTTTGCAGACCTCGTAGCCGTTGACTTCAGGCATCATAACATCCAGAAGGACGATATCGGGTTTTTCTTTATCCACTATCCTGAGAGCTTCTTTTCCCCCGTAAGCACAGAAAACTTTGTAAGGTTCAACCGCAAGATAGGCTTCCATCAGCTCGACATTCTCCCTCATGTCATCCACTATGAGGACTTTCGGCCTGTTATTTTCATTCAACAAGGCTTCCTCCTTTTGTTTCATGAATTTTAATCCCTTCGGATGTGATTTCAAATATCGACATATCAGGGGATATAGGAGTGCTGCGCATCTTGGATATGCACAGGTAGCGCTCCATTTTCCCCAGATAGGCGTTCTCTTTTACCAGAAGGCGAATAGTACCGTAGACCGAATATTCAGCTAGCTGGTTGGTCAGGTTGTGAGCTGATTCATCCATGATCAGGAGGGTGGTACAGCTTTTTTTTCTCACAAGGTAGTTCAGCCCGTCAAACTGGTCCCTTAACTTTTTTTTGGGAACTCTCAGAGCAAAGGTTCCCAGGTTATCTATGACAAGGCATTCTGTTCCGTCGCGTATGAATTCTATAAGGTTAGGGAGCTCGATATCAAGGCTTTCAGGTTTAAAACCGTATCTTGTCTGCCCTATGATTTCCGAGCGGCTCTCAAATATGTTTTCTATGACAAGCTGCCCGCTTTCATAGTAAGGCTTAATGTCATGCCCCAGCAATTCTGCCTGGTAAAGAATATCTTCAGGAGTTTCTTCAGTTGCGATCATCAGGCATTTTCTTCCTTCAACACAGCTCCTGTGAAGGAAATGGATTCCATAGATAGTTTTTCCACTCCCGGCTACGCCTGTTATCAGGGTTGCTTTATTCCCGGGATAACCTCCGCTCAATTTTCTATCAAGCTCCTCTATGCCTGTTGAAACTCTATCCATTCTGATAAGCCCTCATTATTTGTTTAAATAATTCTTAACACATTACCATTTTAGTGGGCAAAAATGATTTGATATCTGTTTTGATAAATTTGTCCAGAAAAATCTACTTGCAGGATCTTTAATTGAATGAATATGACTGTATGATATCGGAAATTTTCTGCATATATTAAAAGAACTTTTGTAATATAAAAGTTATGTCTGCATTTTATAATTATCCTTTTTAGTAATTTTTGAATTTATTTCGACTCATTTGGACATAAATCCTTTAATTTCTCTCAACTATACATATTTATTTTATCTGTATGGCTTCATAAACATTTTCATAACAAGGCAATTTTTAATTTGCCCTCCTTTTTTCCCTTTTTCTTATTTTTGAGAGAAACCTTTAATATGGATAGTTGCTATCAATACAGCGGCACCGCGGGCTCGTGGGGTAGCCAGGATATCCTAATGGGCTTCGAAGTAAGATTCTTACGAAGACACCCATTGACTCGTGTTCGAATCGCGGCGGGCCCGTTAACCTGTTTTATTTTACAAGTAATGTTTAATTCTGCTTTATTCTGCTTTTCAGTGAATTTGAGGGTCGGTTATCCGGGAACGTTTTCCTCAATTTGTCTTTACCGGTAATGAAAAAAATGAATCAAAAAAGAGGCGTAAAATGGGAAAAGAGAGCGAATATCCTCTGGAAGTAAAATGGATAGATGTAAAACATAAAGGGAACCTGGAGGATGCTTTCCAAATCCGAAGAAACGTTTTTATAAATGAACAGAATGTGCCGGAAGAAGAGGAATTTGACGAAGCGGACCTGAAGTCTCATCATGCAGTCGTGTATGCGGATGGCAGTCCGGTAGCCACAGGGAGGCTTTTTAAATCTGAAAAATACTGGATTATTGGAAGAATTTCAGTCCTTAAAGAACACCGGGGAAAACAGGCAGGAAAGCTCGTTGTGGAAAAGCTTCTGGAAAAAGCCGCTGAACTGGGAGCAAAAGAGGTGCATATCCATGCACAGACCCATGCAAGCGGGTTTTACGGGAAGTTCGGCTTTGTTGCTTATGGTAATACCTTTCCTGAATCCGGAATCGAGCATATTTCCATGGTGAAAAGACTGTAAGTTCTCAACCAGCTAATCAGATTAAGAGCAAACATGGTCTGAAGTTCATCTCATACGGCAATTTCTTAACCAGCCAATCAGGTTAAGAGCCTGTCCGGTCTGATGCTCATATTATGTCGTACCGTAAAATTCCATTTTACGGATAATTACTTATTCGAAAAATAAAATTAGATATTATGACCTGGTACGCAATAGATGCGATAGATAGAGCTTTTTCACGGACAAAAAAAGCTCTTTTAGAACCTTTTGATTTCTGGAAATGGGTAAAACTTGCAATTATTGTTTTTTTCGTTGGAGGTCTCGGGTCCAGTTATGGAGGTCAGGGAACTAACTATAATATGGGCTCCGAAGATTGGGGGAGCGATGTTCCTGCCATTGTGCCCGGTGATGTGCCTGCGTCCCCGTATGACATATCCTGGACAGGCCTTGGCTATGTTCAGTCCATAGACCCATTAATAATTATAGCTGCTGCAATAATTCTCTTAATTCTTTTCGTTATCGTCTTTTCTTATATTTCAAGTGTCATGGAGTTTGTTTTTGTAGAATCTCTGGTAAAAAATGAAGTAAAGCTCCGGGCTTATTTTAAAAAGTTTATGGGGAAAGGCTTTAATCTCCTTCTCATACGTCTGGCCATAGGTCTCCTTTTTTTCATAATTTTTGTTCTTTCTCTGCTGCCTTTTGTCTCAATATTCGTTACAGAGTCTCCTGATTTTTCAGTACCTGCTCTTGTAGGTGGGATACTGTGGATTTTTGGCGTAATTATCCTTCTTGCCCTGGTAGGGGCAGTCATAAACTCTTTTTTAAGCCTTGCAATCCCTGTTTCCATTTACAGGGAAACCGGGATTCTCACATCTTTCAACATGGTCTACAGGAATTTCAGGAAAAACTGGCAGGAAATTCTGGTCTACTGGCTTATAAGGTTCCTTCTGGGAATCGGGGTTGGTTTCCTGGCATTGATCCTGTTTATCGTGCTGTTTCTGGTACTGATTATTGTTTCCCTTGTTATTGATGGGATAGCCTATTATATCCTCTCCACTTTCGTTTCTGAACCATTGATCTGGATAATTCTGGCTCTTTTTGTCCTGGCAGAAATCCTGTTTACATTTGCATTACTGATGATGCTGAGTGTACCGTTTGCAGTTTTCCTGAAGTACCACCTGCTGACTTTCCTTGAAAAGTGGTTTGACGGGTTAAATATTCCGTTTTTCGATAAGCCCGCAGGAGAACCGGGGACAGGTCAGGGAGAGATCGGAACAGGTTTAAGCAGTTCGGAACAGAATTTACCTGAGCAAAATTCATCGGAACAAAATTCATCAGAACAGAATTCATCGGAATGGTATTCACCGGAAAATGAGATGCCTGAGTCATCCAGACCCGGATCAGACAATTCAAACGGTTCAGACGGTTCAGAAACACCTGCCAGCCGTGATTTTTAACCCTTAAAGATGTTCGGGTTCCGCTCTCCCGGACTTGCTCAGGAATATTTTATAAAAAACTCCGGGTAAACCCTGGAATCTCCTCTTTTATTCTCTTTCCTTAACTGAGTTCAGAATCTCAGTTTTTTAAGATATAATATAGCATCCTGATACTAACTATACTTGGTAAACACCATACGGGTCTCTCTGTATCCGAAGCATAAACCAGGAGTTGATAAGTATGAAACAGGAGTTCATTGAGAAATATTATCTGGGCAAGGAAGTAGAAATTGACATCGGGGGAAACACAACATACCGGGGAATCGCTGCTGAATGTAATGATGGAGTCCTGAGCCTTAAATGGACTATAAAAGAAGAGGGTTACACGCATATTGAAATAGAAAAAATTGCTGTAATGTGGAAAACCCTTGGCAAGTAAGAATGTGTTAAAATAAATTATATCATAAAATAATGGTGCAAAAAGATACCACAAAAAACAGTATTGTAGAAAAATATCGCAGAAAAATAGTGATAGCAGGAATATGAAAATATACCGGGTTTCATTAAAGTTAACAGGTAAACTCAAAACAAAAGCAAAGAAAAGAACTCAGGTTCTTCTAAGCCCGAATATTATTCCTTTTATCAGGTTTTAAGGAGGTTTCTGTTATTCCTCCTTCTATTTTTCTTCCTTCTATTTTTCTTACTTCTATTTTTCTTCCTTCTATTTTTCTTACTTCTATTTTTCTTACTTCTATTTTTCTTACTTCTATTTTTCCTCCTTCTATTATTCCTCCTTTTTGTCCTCTGTTTTTAAATTGCCTGTAGCCTGAATGTAAAAACAATGCTTTTCTCAACCCTGAAAAATAATTGCATCTACACTGAATACAGCCGACTTCTCAAGCTCTTCTGGCAGCTCTGCCCGGGCAGGTTATGTAAGCAGGTGCGGTTAAACTGGTGAAAGATATACAACCTGGTGCTTCGACCTCCCCTGATCAGGCTCATTGCTGGAGAGTCGCATCTCTGCCGCAATAATTTCGAAAATTCAGACTATTTAAAACCATTTATCTTTGTTTTAATAAAAAAATTAATATTAAAAACCTTACTTTTTATTGTTAAGAATTAAGTATCAAAAACTAAAGTATCAAAAACTAAAAGATTCTATTTTTTTTCTGTACTTTATATAAATTTTTTTAAAAAAGTAAAGCTGCCAACTGAGTTATATTTTTCATAACATTATAAGTTTTGAAACTGTTCTCTTATTTAAAGTTATCTCCTATATTCTGAGAAATAACGCCCAATGATGCCCATTTTACACAGAATAAGTATTTATACAACTATACCAGTTATACTATTGATAAAACATAATACCATTAAACAATAGATTATGGTTTATCGGGGGTAGCATTGAGCTTCTGGGGATTGGGAGTAAGCTCCAGATGATAGTACAGCTTTTGCAACAGGTGCTTGAGAATGCTGAACTGGTAGGTGGGGTTGAGTTACAGAACGGACTTGTTTGCATTTCTGGAAGATACGTTTGCGTTTCAGAATGAATTTACAAAGCACAGGTTCTGACTGGATAAACGAAACTAAAAACGAAGATTGAAATGAAGATTAAATACGAAGATTAAAAACGAAAATAAAAACGAAGACTAAAAGTGAAAAGTAAAAATAAAAACTGAAAACGCAAACCGAAAAAGCAAATCAGAAATTATAAAGGGTCTAAACAAAACTGGGATTAATCTAAACATTTTTTGGAGTGGGACAGAATGACGCTTTCTAACCTGACTGAGGCTGAAAAAACGATATTGATGGATGAAACCGTTACTGATTTAAAACAATCGTTAGAAACTGCCATTAAAAGTTTACTTGCAGAATACGAAACAGATCTTGAAACTAACCTCAATATTTCAAAAGTTGAGGTGAACTTCATAGTAAAGCTGGACGGGGTTGAGGTCTAAAGTTTATTACTATGGGATTTAGGTTGCGGTAATGTAACTGATAGTGCGAGTGACACATATATTTTCTTTTGGGGTCTCTTTTGGGGTCTTCTTTTGGGAAGAGCAGAAGTGAATCCGCACCGGCTTTTCTTTCTTTTCTTTTAACCTGAATTTGCAGATTACCTGTCTGGAATTTTTTTAATTTTTGCATTTTCTTCACTGAGCCCTGCCCAGATTACTCTATACTTCAGGTGTTCGAGTACGGGATAAAAGAGGCCGCTGTCAAACCCGAAATCCTCAAAGATTTTTACTGCATCAGCATACGTCTCTGCTGCGCCGGGCTTTTCAAGCTCAAGATTTATTTTCTCAAGCAACTGCCTGTGAATTATGTAATTTTCAAGAAGCACGTAGTCTCTGTAGTCTCTGTAGTTTCCAATATTTTCATGCTCTTTTCCGGAATCTCTGTACCCTTCGAATTTTTCCCGAACTTCGGATTTTTCAGGTTCCTGTATTTTTTCAAATCTCTCTTCAAGAACCTTTTTTAAAGCTTCAAGCATAACTCCATTTCTGGCTGCGATCTTTTCAAGATTAATAATTTCCCCTGAGAGAGGGATTTCTATTTCGTGTATCCTTGACCTATCTTCTGCAAGTTTTTTTTCCTCGTATTTTCTGAGCACCTGAGTGACTTCGTTTGCCGGGATCTTCCTGTCGAAGAAAATGACGTCCTGTGCAGGAAAATCTTTTTCGGAACATTTGAGTTTCCTGTTAATCAGGAGAATAACAGGTTCTTTTACCTCTTTGAGTTTCTCGACTTTCTTTTTAAGGTATTCGGGAGTCCAGAAGCCAACAATTTCTGCATATACTTTTATCCCGTTCTTCTGCAGGGAAAAATCCGGTACAAAAGCGAACCTGCCTGCTTTCAGTATTGCAGGTTCTCTTCTCACGTCCCAGCCCCCGAAACTTAAGCTTGCAAATTGCTGTTCAAAAGCGCTATCAAAGACTTCACTTGCAGCGTCTGTTTCTACTTCCTGGGCTACGGATTGCCTTTCTACAGGCTGGCCCTCGTACCCTGTTTCCATTCCGGTTTCAATTCCATATCCTTTCTTTTCTTCAGCAAACTGATAGTCGCGAGAAACACTTTCAGGATAGCCGGACACTTTCCGCATGAACCTGAAAGCTTCTTCAGAACTGTCAAGAGAAAATTCAAGGATCCTCTTTCCCTGATAACCTTTATGCAGAATGCCTGCCTTCAATCTCCAGCCTTTTGTTTTGAGGAGAGCGGGAAAGAGTTTTGCAAAAGAATTCCCATACCTTTCCGACATTCTGAAAAGTGACGCAGGCCCATCAAGATGAAGATGAACACTTTTTAGTTTTTCAATTTCTTCGTTTTCGTCATTTCTTTTGTTTTCTTTTCTCTCACTTTCTTTTACTGGGCTTTCTTTTCTCTCATTTTCTTTTATCAGCTTTTTTTCTCCCTCAGTTTCTTTTATTCCACCTTCTTCCTGCGCATCCTCAAGGGAATACATAAGCCCGAACCTGAGGATTTTCCAGAGGACTCTCTGAAAATCTCCCTTTATCCAGATATCAAGGTCAATGGCACGGAAAAGCAGAGTCTGGGTAAGGGAAATGTTGTACTGCCTGAGGAGTTCTGCAGGGGCAGGAGGGTCGAATTCTTTAAGAACCTGGTTTTCCTCAAGGTCTGCCCACAGAGATTTTTCAAGGTCTGAAACTGAAACTAAAAGGTTTTTTGCAGCTATTTGCAGCGCCTTTTGCCTTTCTTCAGGAAAAAGAGCCATGCCCCCACAGGCTTCAAAGACAGCTTCCCTGGCTCTGGAAGGGTCAACAGCCGAAGATGTCTCAACCACAGCCCGCCTCCCGAGGAGCTGCGAAAGTCCCCTGATAAAGCGGTAGTTCATCTCTTCATAGCCTTCGAGTTCCGTAAGGAGGTCACCATATGTTTTTCCGACATGCTGCCTGAAAGTCTCTATAAGTAGCCCTGCAAGTTCAAGGTTTTCAGAGTCAAAAACCGAATATGCAGGCCTGATCTTTCCTCTGGAGATGCGGGTTACTAGGAGGTCAGATGTCAGCACGAGAAACACCTTCCTGACTTTTGGCTTCTGCCTTATCGGGTTTTTTTCTGGTTGAAACAGCTTCTTTTCTTCTCTTTGCAGTCCCTGTTTCCGTGGTTTCTTCAGCAATAATCTCGTAGAGCACGGCTTCCTTCCCTTCTTTTTGCCTCAGTATCCTTCCAAGCCTCTGGACGTATGCCCTTTTGCTGCCTGTCCCGCTTGCTATAATCCCTATATTTGCTTCCGGGACATCGATCCCTTCGTCAAGTACCTTTGAGGTAACGACAGCCCTGTACCTTCCTTCCCTGAACTTTTCGAGAATGGAACTCCTCTCTTTTGAAGGAGTCCTGTAAGTAATGGCCGGGATAAAAAAAGAATTGGAAATCCGGTGCACAAGCCGGTTGTGTTCTGTGAATATGAAAATTCTGTCATCTCTGTGCTGTTCCAGGATTTCCCTCAGTTTCTCAATTTTCGAATCACTGTTAAAGGCAAGGTCTCTTGCTGCATTTCTCGCCAGGAGGGCTTTTCTGGCTTCAGGATCTCTTCCGCTTTTCATAACCAGTTTTTGAAAGTCCTGCGGACTTCTCATTATCATTCCGGTTTTTCTGAGGTAATCAAGAAATACGGAGTATTTCTTTTCGTATTCTTTCTGCTCTTCATCGGTGAGAGCAACAGAAACCCGTTTTATCGTATAGGGGGCGAGATGCCCACCTGCAAGTTCAGATACCTTTTTTTCGTAAACTTTGCCTCCGACAAGCCGGTTGAGTTCTGTATGCAGCCCATCTTCCCTTTCATATGTGGCTGTGAGCCCGAGTCTGCATGGAGATGCGGAAAACTCTGCAATGCTCCTGTAACCGGTTGCGGGCAGGTGGTGAACTTCATCAAAAATAATAAGACCGAACCTGTTCCCAAGGGTTTCGGCGTGAATGTAAGCAGAATCATACGTGGAAACCGTCACCGGAAAGATTTTCTTATCTCCTCCCCCAAGCTTTCCGATCTCCATGGAAAAGGCTTCTTCAAGCTCTTTCTTCCACTGTTCAAGCAGGTCAAGGGTCGGGACGACCACAAGGGCAGGAGTATTGCAGCCCGCGATTGCCCGGATACCTGTAAGTGTTTTTCCGCTTCCTGTTGGCAGGACAAGCACTCCCCGTTTCTCATTTTCTCCCCAGGAGATAAGTGCTTCTGCCTGATAGTCCCTTAACTTCAGCTTCTTTCCTGAGGCTTCGTAAGCTGCTGCGAGGTCGGGACAGGGAATAAGGTCAAGGACTGAGTCTTCAAAATCGATCCCTGAATCTTTCAGATAATTAATAATATCTTTGTAGTACATTGCAGGAGCCCTGAAGCTTTCGCTCCTTTCATCCCAAACTGAGTTCGGGACCCTGACATTTCCTTTTATAAGAATGGTTCCCTGCTTGAAGCTGATTTTA
This window of the Methanosarcina mazei S-6 genome carries:
- a CDS encoding RAD55 family ATPase — translated: MENLPTGVEGLDLLMDGGYPRGKSILVTGPPGSGKTILGLHFLHRSCQDGRKCILVLTRELTEDVLTQAHSLGIGLDPFIESGQLNIRNIFEDKINKIKSVSKFGKGLCAVDTDIIEYLSSMSTEVDVVVIDNIGVMAINHDIREFADEFSSISIILLKNGCTSLFVMDEDSYNTTQRLTGYMVFGLMRLITQENFISGKTKQYLYIEKMRNTPVPVKYSLFDITSQGIRVISGMKSP
- a CDS encoding MM0924 family protein; this encodes MKQEFIEKYYLGKEVEIDIGGNTTYRGIAAECNDGVLSLKWTIKEEGYTHIEIEKIAVMWKTLGK
- a CDS encoding ATPase domain-containing protein, encoding MDRVSTGIEELDRKLSGGYPGNKATLITGVAGSGKTIYGIHFLHRSCVEGRKCLMIATEETPEDILYQAELLGHDIKPYYESGQLVIENIFESRSEIIGQTRYGFKPESLDIELPNLIEFIRDGTECLVIDNLGTFALRVPKKKLRDQFDGLNYLVRKKSCTTLLIMDESAHNLTNQLAEYSVYGTIRLLVKENAYLGKMERYLCISKMRSTPISPDMSIFEITSEGIKIHETKGGSLVE
- a CDS encoding DUF790 family protein: MLTSDLLVTRISRGKIRPAYSVFDSENLELAGLLIETFRQHVGKTYGDLLTELEGYEEMNYRFIRGLSQLLGRRAVVETSSAVDPSRAREAVFEACGGMALFPEERQKALQIAAKNLLVSVSDLEKSLWADLEENQVLKEFDPPAPAELLRQYNISLTQTLLFRAIDLDIWIKGDFQRVLWKILRFGLMYSLEDAQEEGGIKETEGEKKLIKENERKESPVKESERKENKRNDENEEIEKLKSVHLHLDGPASLFRMSERYGNSFAKLFPALLKTKGWRLKAGILHKGYQGKRILEFSLDSSEEAFRFMRKVSGYPESVSRDYQFAEEKKGYGIETGMETGYEGQPVERQSVAQEVETDAASEVFDSAFEQQFASLSFGGWDVRREPAILKAGRFAFVPDFSLQKNGIKVYAEIVGFWTPEYLKKKVEKLKEVKEPVILLINRKLKCSEKDFPAQDVIFFDRKIPANEVTQVLRKYEEKKLAEDRSRIHEIEIPLSGEIINLEKIAARNGVMLEALKKVLEERFEKIQEPEKSEVREKFEGYRDSGKEHENIGNYRDYRDYVLLENYIIHRQLLEKINLELEKPGAAETYADAVKIFEDFGFDSGLFYPVLEHLKYRVIWAGLSEENAKIKKIPDR
- a CDS encoding DUF7544 domain-containing protein, whose translation is MTWYAIDAIDRAFSRTKKALLEPFDFWKWVKLAIIVFFVGGLGSSYGGQGTNYNMGSEDWGSDVPAIVPGDVPASPYDISWTGLGYVQSIDPLIIIAAAIILLILFVIVFSYISSVMEFVFVESLVKNEVKLRAYFKKFMGKGFNLLLIRLAIGLLFFIIFVLSLLPFVSIFVTESPDFSVPALVGGILWIFGVIILLALVGAVINSFLSLAIPVSIYRETGILTSFNMVYRNFRKNWQEILVYWLIRFLLGIGVGFLALILFIVLFLVLIIVSLVIDGIAYYILSTFVSEPLIWIILALFVLAEILFTFALLMMLSVPFAVFLKYHLLTFLEKWFDGLNIPFFDKPAGEPGTGQGEIGTGLSSSEQNLPEQNSSEQNSSEQNSSEWYSPENEMPESSRPGSDNSNGSDGSETPASRDF
- a CDS encoding response regulator, which produces MKQKEEALLNENNRPKVLIVDDMRENVELMEAYLAVEPYKVFCAYGGKEALRIVDKEKPDIVLLDVMMPEVNGYEVCKILKENPETQFIPVLMLTALSELEDRIKGIEVGADDFLTKPINRLELKTRVKSLLRVKYLHDRLVADRDSLEVKNRVQSILTAVIPTLLQSVSNEEKKVIINQMTGMVEKTLLEMYHFENREMDLAYAGNVCAEIMNQLGGSFYSTMGENDKIWIVKGTRCPWKGEEARKNPILCTLTRKIFSNITLKVDSGCRLEALKTIGNRNDCCEFLIKAA
- a CDS encoding DEAD/DEAH box helicase, whose amino-acid sequence is MIKISFKQGTILIKGNVRVPNSVWDERSESFRAPAMYYKDIINYLKDSGIDFEDSVLDLIPCPDLAAAYEASGKKLKLRDYQAEALISWGENEKRGVLVLPTGSGKTLTGIRAIAGCNTPALVVVPTLDLLEQWKKELEEAFSMEIGKLGGGDKKIFPVTVSTYDSAYIHAETLGNRFGLIIFDEVHHLPATGYRSIAEFSASPCRLGLTATYEREDGLHTELNRLVGGKVYEKKVSELAGGHLAPYTIKRVSVALTDEEQKEYEKKYSVFLDYLRKTGMIMRSPQDFQKLVMKSGRDPEARKALLARNAARDLAFNSDSKIEKLREILEQHRDDRIFIFTEHNRLVHRISNSFFIPAITYRTPSKERSSILEKFREGRYRAVVTSKVLDEGIDVPEANIGIIASGTGSKRAYVQRLGRILRQKEGKEAVLYEIIAEETTETGTAKRRKEAVSTRKKPDKAEAKSQEGVSRADI
- a CDS encoding GNAT family N-acetyltransferase, whose translation is MGKESEYPLEVKWIDVKHKGNLEDAFQIRRNVFINEQNVPEEEEFDEADLKSHHAVVYADGSPVATGRLFKSEKYWIIGRISVLKEHRGKQAGKLVVEKLLEKAAELGAKEVHIHAQTHASGFYGKFGFVAYGNTFPESGIEHISMVKRL